The following is a genomic window from Candidatus Zixiibacteriota bacterium.
CGGTATGATAGTGACCTGCGGGACAATCTCCGAAGAAGCGCGTGCCAGAGTCGAGAAGTTGCATGAGGAAGACGGAATCAATATCGAGCTTGTCGATGGCGAGCAGTTTGCCAAGATTATCGTGGAAAACGGTATCGGTCCGGTTGCAGTCGACGACGAGGTTAAGCAGGGATGAATGTACATGGCTGACAAGAAACCGACGTGGGGGCCGGGGAATCCGCATCCCCTCTCACAGATGAAGACGGAGCTGGTGTGGGAGGGGAAGTACGACGAGTACGGTAATCGGCGCGAGGTCGATGTGGCAGGGCTGGCCATGCCGATGCAGAAGATCGAGACGGTCGACCAGCCGCGAAGCGAAGCCGCTGCGGCCGGTCAGCTCGACGCCTTCGAGAAGGAAATGAAAGACCGCCGTCAAGATGATTTTCGCAACATGCTCATTTGGGGCGACAACAAGCTGGTTATGGCGTCGCTGTTGAAGGAGTTCAAGGGGAAGATTGATCTGATCTATATAGACCCGCCGTTTGATGTGGGCGCGGACTTTACGATGGATATCCCGATCGGAGGGGAGAACGAGCGAGTTGGCAAGGAACAATCAACTCTGGAAATGATCGCCTATCGGGACATGTGGGGAAAGGGCGCGGATTCATATCTACATATTATGTACGAGCGCGTGGCTCTAATGAAAGCCCTCCTCAGCGAATCTGGCTTTCTCTTCGTGCATCTTGCTCCAGCGATTAGTCACCTCGTACGAGGCATGATGGACACGGTTTTTGGGCCTGAAAACTTTCGAAACGAGATTGTCGTAAACAGACCGATTTCAAAGAATCTTCAAAGGCAGTTTGAGTACATCGCTGCTCTCCCACAAGGACACGATGTTGTGCTCTGCTATTCGACGTCGTCCAGTGCACGCATACCGAATTTGTTGATACCCTACGAGAGTAAGAAACCAGACGGTTACTGGCATAGATTTTGGAGCGGAGCTGACAGACCTACCATGAGATATGAACTCCTCGGAGAGACACCTTCGTTTGGCCAATGGAAATGGTCAAAAGGGCGGGCCTTGAAGGCTGTCAAGAACTACGAAGACTACGGAAACTCGGGTTCTGGAAAGACACTGGTCGACTACTGGCGGGATACAGGCAAGACTCTTGAGTTCATTAGACTGTCTGAGTCTGGTACTGTAGAAAACTGGTTCCCGCCAAGTGAAGACAAGGTAGGAGACACGGTTTGGGATGACATAAAGGCCTATGAGAACATCAAGGACTTTCCGACTCAGAAAGCGAGCGATCTACTAAGCCGAATCATCGAATGGTCGACTACCTCCGATTCTCTTGTTGCCGACTTCTTCTGCGGCTCCGGCACAACGGGCGCAGTCGCCGAGCGTCTTGGTCGCCGCTGGATTATGGCAGATCTCGGACGTTTTGCCATCCATACTTCCCGCAAACGTCTCATCGACGTCCAACGCAACCTCTACAATGACAGGAAGCCGTATCGCTCATTCGACGTCTACAACCTCGGTCGTTACGAACGCCAGTGGTGGCAGAAGGAACGGCTGCAGGGGGCCGACGAAGAGCACCGCCGGATCGTTCTCGAATTCTTCAAGGCAGAAGTACTGACAAAGACCCCGTCTCCGCTTCTGCATGGAAGGAAGGCCGGGGCCTTCTGTCACGTCGACAACATAGACTCCATCTTTACGCGGGATGAGGTCAAAGATGTCGCGCACGCAGTCGCACAGGCGGGTGGCAAAGAAGTCTACTGCCTCGCATGGGAGTTTGAGATGGATTTGCGCCAGTACTGCCTGGCGCTCGAAACCGAGCTTGGCATCAAGATCAAACTGATACCGATCCCGCGCGAGATAATGGAGAAGAACCGCACGTCACCTCCCCCATTCCTTGAGATGGCCGTCCTCGAAGCCGAGCCGGTGTACCGGGGGAAGGACAAAGACCGGACGGTGGATATCAAGCTGACCAGGTTCCTGCCATCGCTGGCCGAGGTCCCCTCGAAGGAGCTTGATGCTCTCAAAGAGCGAGCGATGAGGAGCGGGATGGACTTTGTTGATTTCTGGGCGATCGATTTCGACTGGCACCCGGAGAGGCCGTTCAATCACCATTGGCAGGACTACCGGACCCGCAAGGACAGAAGCCTCAAGACGGTCTCCGATGCGGCGCACGCGTATCCGAAGAAGGGGAAGTACACTGCCTGCGTGAAGGTGGTTGACACATTCGGGTGTGATACCAGCATTACAGTAGAGGTTGAGGTATGAACGCCGAGCCAGTCATCAACGCCGCCGCGCTTGAGCCGCTGTTCGAGACGTGGGAGGAGCCGAGCGCACATCGGGTGCGACCCGACAAGGCAGGTGACCCGGCACAAGTACAGCACTTTCGGCGTCCCAGCCAAATCACCATCGCCCAGAACCTCAGGGCTGATGTCCGCGATTGGCGGCGTTCTTTCTACGGCGGTGCCAGCGATACTACGAGGGCCTTGTTGGAGCACTGGTTCGAACGCCCGCACCGCAAGCACACTCCATCGGGTGAGGAATACGAATTCCGCTACTACTTCTGCCAGCGCGAAGCGATTGAGACGCTGGTCTACCTCAAGGAAGTGCGCAAGCTCGAATCGCTGTCTCAGATACTGGCCGAGTACGGCGGACCTCAGGCCGAGGTAGCCGCCCTCGGGATTACCGAGGCAGAAGATGCCTGGAGCCGTTACGCGTTTAAGTTGGCCACCGGTGCCGGCAAGACCAAGGTGATGAGTCTGGCGATCGTGTGGAGCTACTTCCACGCGCTTCGCGAATCGGACTCGGAAATGGCCCGGCATTTCGTGGTGATCGCTCCTAATCTGACTGTGTTCGAGCGACTCAAAGAAGACTTTGGCGATGGTCGCATCTTCTACGGACCGGATTGTGATCCACTTGTCCCGCCCGAATGGGTGGGCGACTGGAACCTGTCGGTTGTGCTCCAGGATGAAGCGAGCGGAGCAGCGACCGGGGGAACACTGTATCTCACAAATATCCATCGCCTGTACGACTTCTCCAAGCGCCGCAAAATTAAAGAGGATGAGTATTACTCCTGGGTGGGGCCCTCGGTCTCAAAGAACACCGCGCTTGACACGGGAGAGGCGCTCAGGAAACGGATCACCGGACATCAGCGAGTGATGATTCTGAACGACGAGGCGCATCATGTATGGGACCCCGGCTCGGCATGGAACGAGGCACTAACGTTTCTGCATGAGACAATTCGGAAGAAGACCGGCGGCGGGATTGCCGCCCAGTTGGATTTCAGTGCCACACCTAAAGACAACAAAGGTCAGTTGTTTAAGCACATAGTCTGCGATTCTCCACTTGGCGAGGCGGTCGACGCCGGAATCGTCAAGACGCCAATCATTGGGAGCGTTGGTGATCTTAAAGACTATCCAAGCGATGATGCGGCGTACCGTTGGGAGACGCATCTGCGCATCGGGTACGAGCGATGGAAGAAGTCGAGGGAAGAGTGGCAGCAGTCCGGCAAGAAGCCGCTTCTTTTCATCATGTGCGAAGATACCAAGGCCGCTGACGAGATCACAAGGCGCTTGAATAC
Proteins encoded in this region:
- a CDS encoding site-specific DNA-methyltransferase: MADKKPTWGPGNPHPLSQMKTELVWEGKYDEYGNRREVDVAGLAMPMQKIETVDQPRSEAAAAGQLDAFEKEMKDRRQDDFRNMLIWGDNKLVMASLLKEFKGKIDLIYIDPPFDVGADFTMDIPIGGENERVGKEQSTLEMIAYRDMWGKGADSYLHIMYERVALMKALLSESGFLFVHLAPAISHLVRGMMDTVFGPENFRNEIVVNRPISKNLQRQFEYIAALPQGHDVVLCYSTSSSARIPNLLIPYESKKPDGYWHRFWSGADRPTMRYELLGETPSFGQWKWSKGRALKAVKNYEDYGNSGSGKTLVDYWRDTGKTLEFIRLSESGTVENWFPPSEDKVGDTVWDDIKAYENIKDFPTQKASDLLSRIIEWSTTSDSLVADFFCGSGTTGAVAERLGRRWIMADLGRFAIHTSRKRLIDVQRNLYNDRKPYRSFDVYNLGRYERQWWQKERLQGADEEHRRIVLEFFKAEVLTKTPSPLLHGRKAGAFCHVDNIDSIFTRDEVKDVAHAVAQAGGKEVYCLAWEFEMDLRQYCLALETELGIKIKLIPIPREIMEKNRTSPPPFLEMAVLEAEPVYRGKDKDRTVDIKLTRFLPSLAEVPSKELDALKERAMRSGMDFVDFWAIDFDWHPERPFNHHWQDYRTRKDRSLKTVSDAAHAYPKKGKYTACVKVVDTFGCDTSITVEVEV
- a CDS encoding DEAD/DEAH box helicase family protein — encoded protein: MNAEPVINAAALEPLFETWEEPSAHRVRPDKAGDPAQVQHFRRPSQITIAQNLRADVRDWRRSFYGGASDTTRALLEHWFERPHRKHTPSGEEYEFRYYFCQREAIETLVYLKEVRKLESLSQILAEYGGPQAEVAALGITEAEDAWSRYAFKLATGAGKTKVMSLAIVWSYFHALRESDSEMARHFVVIAPNLTVFERLKEDFGDGRIFYGPDCDPLVPPEWVGDWNLSVVLQDEASGAATGGTLYLTNIHRLYDFSKRRKIKEDEYYSWVGPSVSKNTALDTGEALRKRITGHQRVMILNDEAHHVWDPGSAWNEALTFLHETIRKKTGGGIAAQLDFSATPKDNKGQLFKHIVCDSPLGEAVDAGIVKTPIIGSVGDLKDYPSDDAAYRWETHLRIGYERWKKSREEWQQSGKKPLLFIMCEDTKAADEITRRLNTDEIFKDLNNRTINLHTNLKGKIKTVGRGQDKRQIFEESDKDISDEDLKALRKLSRELDRNESQYLCIVSVLMLREGWDVRNVTTIVPLRPYSSKANILPEQTLGRGLRRMTPPGQAHELVTVVEHPAFAGLYQQELAQEGLDLILVEVDHIPRTTVSIFPDPAKRSSELDIRIPQLSAAHRTLPKIKGLSIADVKQAFQKYKRLPVGEKVVTELDYEGKSLITGEVIEKMKMNLSLLQT